GTTTAGAGTGTTTACGACGGACGAGGGGCTTTCTTATAATGCAACGCGCGCTATTTGCGAAGATCGTTACGGGCATATCTGGGTTGGAACGCTCGGCGGCGGCGCGGTAAAATTTATGCGTAACGGATTTGGAAATTACGATCTACGCGCCTTTACGACACGCGACGGCATGAGCCATAACGCCGTGCTGTCCGTGCAGGCGGATACCGGCGGCCGCGTGTGGTTTGGCACCAAAAACGGCGTTACGATCATTCAAACAGACAGTTTATCTCAAAATATTCATATCAGAAAATTGCTTGATGGGCGGAGTATAGATCAAATATGTGTTGCGTCCGACGGCACGGTATGGTTTGGAGAATTCACCGGTAAAGTATCCTGGCTTAAAGACGGAAGTATACAAGCCGTTTCACCGTTCCCGGATGCCTCCGGCATCAGCGGAATTGAAGAAGACAAAAACCGGCTAATTTGGATCACGTCGTTCGATCACGGGATTAAACAAATAAAAATGACGTCCGGGAAGGCCGAAGTTCTGTCGGATCCGCTTCCGGAATCATTTAATACAAAAATTTATGGCACAGTCAAAACTCGGAAAAACTTTTTCCTTTTTTCAACATTTGGTTCCGGTCTGATAGTTAAAAACGGCGGCGTGCTCCATTTTGTGACGACCGCAAACGGATTGCCGGAGAATAACATTACTGCGGCTTTTGAAGATCGCGAAGGCACGTTGTGGATCGGGACGGCCAATAGCGGCCTGGTCAAATTGGTTTCATATCCTTTTGTCAACTATGATAAGGAATCCGGCCTGGCCGGTAATTATGTTTTGGACGTGATTCAGGATCGCAATGGCTCGTACTGGTTCACTTCTTATGAAAGCGGCCTCACGAGGTATGATGGAAATTCCTATACGGTTTTTTCGGCAAAAGACGGATTACCGAGCAAGTCCGTTTATGGGCTGATGGAAGATTCGCAAGGCAGAATATGGGTTTCAACAACCGGGCAAGGCGTATTTGTGTACGATGGAAAAAAATTCACGCCATTCAACAAAAAAAATATTTATTTATCCGATGTTCTTTGTTTTTTGGAAGACAAAGAGAAAAATATCTGGTTTGGCACCGATGCATACGGCGCTATACGCTATTCGCCCGATAAACAATTTGTTCAGTTCGGCACAAACCAGGGACTTGCAGGTCTTCGTGTTTTCAGTATGATTCAAGATCGGAAGGGACGTATTCTATTTGGCTGCGGACAGCCCAGCCGATTTAAAGAAGCCGGCGGCCTGTCGGTTTGGGATCCGGAGCGGTTTTACAAAAATCTGAATCCCTTTACAACTTTTTCCAAGAGCAACGGTTTCCCGTCCAATCAGGTTACAGTGGTTTATGAAGATAAGCACAGCAACCTGTGGCTGGGCACACGGCAGGCCGGGTTGATCTTATTTAGCGACGGCATCATTCAGACTTTTACTAAACGGGACGGCCTTACTTCCAACGACGTAGTCGCTCTGCAGGAAGATAAACTGGGACGTCTATGGATTGGAACCGTGCAAGGCCTGAATATATGGGATGGCAAAAGCATAGAGACCTATTCAGTGAAAAAAGGACTCTTAAGCGATGAGGTATATGAAAACGCCATGATCTCAGACAAACAAGGCGATATATGGTTTGGAACTCCGCGAGGCGCGTGCCGGTTCAAGTTGAGTGAAAAACAGATACCCATCGTCCTGCCGCTAGTTTATATAGACAAAATACGTTCCTTCGGAAAGGAAATATCGACGGAGGTATTAAACCAATTATCTTTTCGCCAAAATTCTCTGGATTTTCAAGTGGTCGGGATAGAACTGAGATCAGAAAAAGATATGATTTATCAGTTCATGCTTGAAGGTTATGATCACGATTGGGAAGAACCGACAGTTCGCGATTTTATTTCTTATACTAATTTAGATCCCGGCAAATATGTTTTCAGAGCAAGGGCACGAGGCGCATCCGGTGTGTGGAGCGAACCATCGGCCGTGGATTTTGAAATCATTCCTGCTTTCTGGCAGACGATTTGGTTCCGGATAAGCTGCATTGTGTTTGTTCTCGTCATGTTACCGATCGCGTACAAATATTCAATAAAGGGTTGG
This DNA window, taken from bacterium, encodes the following:
- a CDS encoding protein kinase encodes the protein LFSQKLSLKVYTTADGLPPFAAERIMQDRLGNLWITTGGGVVMYNGKEFRVFTTDEGLSYNATRAICEDRYGHIWVGTLGGGAVKFMRNGFGNYDLRAFTTRDGMSHNAVLSVQADTGGRVWFGTKNGVTIIQTDSLSQNIHIRKLLDGRSIDQICVASDGTVWFGEFTGKVSWLKDGSIQAVSPFPDASGISGIEEDKNRLIWITSFDHGIKQIKMTSGKAEVLSDPLPESFNTKIYGTVKTRKNFFLFSTFGSGLIVKNGGVLHFVTTANGLPENNITAAFEDREGTLWIGTANSGLVKLVSYPFVNYDKESGLAGNYVLDVIQDRNGSYWFTSYESGLTRYDGNSYTVFSAKDGLPSKSVYGLMEDSQGRIWVSTTGQGVFVYDGKKFTPFNKKNIYLSDVLCFLEDKEKNIWFGTDAYGAIRYSPDKQFVQFGTNQGLAGLRVFSMIQDRKGRILFGCGQPSRFKEAGGLSVWDPERFYKNLNPFTTFSKSNGFPSNQVTVVYEDKHSNLWLGTRQAGLILFSDGIIQTFTKRDGLTSNDVVALQEDKLGRLWIGTVQGLNIWDGKSIETYSVKKGLLSDEVYENAMISDKQGDIWFGTPRGACRFKLSEKQIPIVLPLVYIDKIRSFGKEISTEVLNQLSFRQNSLDFQVVGIELRSEKDMIYQFMLEGYDHDWEEPTVRDFISYTNLDPGKYVFRARARGASGVWSEPSAVDFEIIPAFWQTIWFRISCIVFVLVMLPIAYKYSIKGWKGFKKRRSLRIIAQYKIKDVIGEGAMGVVYRAFDKTSRIHVALKVISEKLMNDPDNRSRFVREGRILSKLRHPFVVKVYATGEWMGRGYIAMEILKRGDLKAYLKNNFPLKQNELERLLIGVAEGLSYIHQQSIVHRDFKCENIMLDEHLNPKIMDFGLSKSVLVTTMTQVGTIMGTLGYVAPEQITGGKTDHRSDIFSFGVVMYELLTNSLPFRGENEIAMIHSIFNDQPALPSEINPTILPFHEKIVMKCLEKDPDNRYQTCEEILDDLRPEEIIL